One segment of Kitasatospora viridis DNA contains the following:
- a CDS encoding NAD(P)H-binding protein produces the protein MQPILVTGAAGRVGAVGRLVVEELRRRDLPVRAMVRRADDRAEALRATGAQVLVGDLTRTDDIAAALDGCTRVYFGMAVSDQYLQAAVTTAAVARQAGQLEALVNMSQLTVSELGVASTGESHQHRQQWLVEQVLGWSGLPVVEIRPTVFQQNPLFRVGLSTVAAHGTLRLPLGRARTSPVAAEDVAAVVAQVLADPAPHLGRVHELTGPRSQDGPALAAELSAALGRPVEYTDVPLQDWLDHDLAPLRLPEHVAQHITTMAQLHAANRYDRHTDGVRQVLGRAPLGIGELARRHPELLTGG, from the coding sequence GTGCAACCGATCCTGGTGACCGGAGCCGCGGGCCGGGTCGGCGCCGTCGGCCGTCTGGTGGTCGAGGAGCTGCGCCGCCGCGACCTGCCGGTGCGGGCCATGGTGCGCCGCGCGGACGACCGCGCCGAGGCGCTGCGGGCCACCGGCGCCCAGGTCCTGGTCGGCGACCTGACCCGCACCGACGACATCGCCGCCGCGCTCGACGGCTGCACGCGGGTGTACTTCGGCATGGCCGTCTCGGACCAGTACCTCCAGGCCGCCGTCACCACCGCGGCCGTGGCCCGGCAGGCCGGGCAGCTGGAGGCGTTGGTGAACATGTCCCAGCTGACCGTCTCCGAGCTGGGCGTGGCGAGCACCGGCGAGTCGCACCAGCACCGCCAGCAGTGGCTGGTGGAACAGGTGCTCGGCTGGTCGGGCCTGCCGGTGGTCGAGATCAGGCCCACCGTCTTCCAGCAGAACCCGCTCTTCCGGGTCGGCCTGTCCACCGTCGCGGCCCACGGCACCCTCCGACTGCCGCTCGGCCGGGCGAGGACCTCCCCGGTCGCCGCCGAGGACGTCGCCGCCGTGGTGGCCCAGGTACTGGCCGACCCGGCCCCGCACCTCGGCCGGGTGCACGAACTGACCGGCCCGCGCTCTCAGGACGGCCCCGCCCTGGCCGCCGAGCTGTCGGCAGCACTCGGCCGACCCGTCGAGTACACCGACGTCCCGCTCCAGGACTGGCTCGACCACGACCTCGCACCACTGCGGCTACCAGAGCACGTCGCTCAGCACATCACCACAATGGCCCAGTTGCACGCGGCCAACCGCTACGACCGCCACACCGACGGCGTCCGCCAGGTGCTCGGCCGCGCCCCACTGGGCATCGGCGAGCTGGCCCG